From a region of the Nonlabens sp. Hel1_33_55 genome:
- a CDS encoding retropepsin-like aspartic protease → MKQSSLFSSLSRKRYHINLIVLFIICGLLIRCSSALSVFGNESVDYNEPITTIPFEYYDMPMVEVVINSKTYKFLVDTGAPTLISKKIFQDLKIQNGKKAPLGDSQDVIENREFIIIPEMTLGSLSYKNIGAVVTDFDGSFEIDCIGYDGILGANQMSISIWKFDYQKKEIEIAKSIEDFSTSGFKVMEFHPMRPQMTPLVNGIIDGQRTEYTYDTGYSGGLTTLLNSESPNSYPHITKYGKSSAGIYGVGKIEERAIFKVDTLNLGGISLNNVVIDNDVSGLIGNQLIDNYISIIDWKTQKIYWKEVSENDLVSEKTFGFGYRLNTMKAIVANRIKEIDLPFEVGDTILSINETNFENLNRETACALTNFKIEDKLQEMQLRYLKNGEVQSIVLKKQALLND, encoded by the coding sequence ATGAAGCAGAGTAGTTTATTTAGTTCGCTTTCGCGAAAGCGGTATCACATCAACCTCATCGTTCTGTTCATTATTTGTGGATTGCTAATCCGTTGTTCATCTGCTTTGAGTGTTTTTGGCAACGAGAGTGTTGATTATAATGAACCAATTACGACAATTCCTTTTGAGTATTATGATATGCCCATGGTCGAGGTAGTCATCAATTCAAAAACCTATAAATTTCTAGTCGATACTGGTGCACCTACATTGATTTCCAAAAAGATTTTCCAAGACTTGAAAATACAGAATGGGAAAAAAGCTCCATTGGGTGACTCCCAGGATGTCATTGAAAATCGAGAATTCATCATTATACCTGAAATGACCTTAGGCAGTTTATCCTATAAAAACATAGGAGCTGTGGTAACTGATTTTGATGGATCTTTTGAGATTGACTGCATTGGATATGATGGAATTTTGGGTGCCAATCAAATGTCAATTTCCATATGGAAATTTGATTACCAAAAAAAAGAGATTGAGATTGCAAAATCGATAGAAGATTTTAGTACTTCAGGTTTTAAGGTCATGGAATTTCATCCCATGCGTCCACAAATGACACCGCTGGTAAATGGCATAATCGATGGACAGCGCACAGAATATACATACGATACAGGATACAGCGGTGGATTGACCACATTACTGAACTCTGAAAGTCCAAACTCCTATCCTCACATAACTAAATACGGAAAAAGTAGCGCTGGAATTTATGGTGTAGGTAAAATTGAAGAGCGAGCTATCTTCAAGGTGGACACCCTAAATCTAGGTGGCATCTCTCTAAACAATGTGGTCATAGATAATGATGTTTCTGGTCTTATAGGCAATCAACTTATCGACAATTATATATCAATCATTGACTGGAAAACGCAGAAGATCTACTGGAAAGAAGTTTCAGAAAATGATCTGGTTAGTGAGAAAACCTTCGGGTTTGGATATAGGCTGAATACTATGAAAGCTATCGTGGCAAATCGTATTAAGGAAATAGATTTACCATTTGAAGTAGGCGATACCATTCTCTCTATAAATGAAACAAATTTTGAGAATCTGAATAGAGAAACTGCTTGTGCGTTAACCAACTTCAAAATCGAGGACAAACTTCAAGAAATGCAATTGCGTTATCTCAAAAATGGAGAAGTACAATCCATAGTTCTCAAAAAACAGGCATTGTTGAATGACTAA
- a CDS encoding SulP family inorganic anion transporter, translated as MKLFNNFVGNPKNDVLSGLTVALALVPEAVAFAFVAGVDPMVGLYGAFMMGLITALFGGRPGMISGATGATAIVMVLLIKTGNEVGMAMDTPYENLGLQWLFITLLIVGVIQMAAGFLRLGKFVRLIPHPVMMGFVNGLAIVIFLAQLDFFKTGTGDAKEWLSGASLYILLGLVALTMAIMYFLPKVTKAIPAALAAIAVVAGITIFGNLDVATVGSFIRDGGGNGMQGSLPEFQFQIFTLFETIQGNWVIIISTAVTIAAVGLIESLMTLNLVDDLTETRGSGNRECVAQGAGNLVNGLFGGMGGCAMIGQSIINVNSGGRGRLSGVVAAIALLIFILFGAPVIEQIPIAALVGVMFMVVIGTFAWSSFRIINKIPLADLIILIAVSAITVWLDLAIAVVTGVIMSALVFAWNSAKRIRARKSLKSDGTKVYEIWGPLFFGSVTAFNAKFDPKNDPDKIEIDFMESRVQDHSGVEALRNVGNKYLDLGKQIKLTHLSPECQELLIRRNPEFADVIETSIEDPRYHIAIDLADSEI; from the coding sequence ATGAAACTCTTTAACAACTTTGTAGGAAACCCTAAGAATGATGTGCTTTCGGGTTTGACCGTTGCACTAGCATTAGTTCCCGAGGCAGTAGCTTTTGCTTTTGTGGCTGGTGTGGATCCTATGGTAGGATTGTATGGAGCCTTTATGATGGGATTGATTACCGCACTATTTGGTGGTCGTCCTGGAATGATTTCTGGAGCGACAGGAGCAACGGCTATCGTAATGGTTTTATTGATCAAAACGGGTAATGAGGTAGGAATGGCCATGGATACTCCTTATGAGAATCTTGGATTACAATGGTTGTTTATAACACTTCTTATTGTAGGTGTGATACAAATGGCCGCTGGGTTTCTACGTTTAGGTAAGTTCGTACGATTAATACCGCATCCAGTAATGATGGGATTTGTGAATGGTCTTGCTATTGTGATATTCCTAGCGCAACTTGATTTTTTCAAAACAGGAACTGGAGATGCCAAGGAATGGTTATCAGGTGCATCTCTTTACATATTATTAGGGCTTGTGGCCTTGACTATGGCCATCATGTATTTTCTTCCTAAAGTTACTAAGGCTATTCCTGCTGCTCTTGCTGCGATCGCAGTAGTGGCTGGAATAACAATTTTTGGTAACCTTGACGTTGCCACGGTCGGTTCTTTTATAAGAGATGGTGGCGGTAATGGAATGCAGGGATCGCTACCAGAATTCCAGTTCCAGATTTTTACTTTGTTTGAAACGATACAAGGAAACTGGGTGATCATAATTAGTACTGCGGTCACGATTGCAGCGGTTGGTTTGATAGAATCTTTAATGACCTTGAACCTTGTTGACGATTTGACGGAAACTCGCGGTAGCGGTAACCGTGAATGTGTTGCACAAGGTGCTGGTAACTTGGTTAACGGACTATTCGGTGGAATGGGTGGTTGTGCGATGATAGGTCAATCCATTATCAATGTAAATTCTGGTGGTCGTGGTAGACTCTCTGGTGTCGTTGCAGCGATTGCCCTGTTGATATTTATTCTTTTTGGCGCTCCAGTAATAGAACAAATCCCAATTGCGGCTTTGGTAGGCGTTATGTTTATGGTGGTGATTGGAACTTTTGCGTGGTCTAGTTTTAGGATCATCAATAAAATCCCGCTAGCAGATTTAATCATACTGATCGCTGTGAGTGCGATTACGGTTTGGTTGGATCTTGCAATTGCAGTTGTGACTGGTGTTATTATGAGTGCGCTTGTTTTTGCCTGGAACAGTGCCAAGCGCATTAGAGCCAGAAAAAGCCTAAAATCTGACGGGACTAAAGTCTATGAAATTTGGGGACCACTTTTCTTTGGATCAGTAACTGCGTTTAATGCAAAGTTTGATCCTAAAAACGACCCTGATAAAATTGAGATCGACTTCATGGAATCCAGAGTTCAGGATCATAGTGGTGTGGAAGCTTTACGTAATGTTGGAAACAAGTATTTAGACCTTGGGAAGCAAATCAAACTCACACATCTAAGTCCAGAATGTCAGGAACTATTGATACGACGCAATCCAGAATTTGCAGATGTTATTGAAACCAGCATTGAAGATCCACGTTATCATATTGCGATTGATCTAGCAGATTCAGAGATCTAA
- a CDS encoding GNAT family N-acetyltransferase — MSMKHLLKDLTYRKAKPNDLNLALELLKITAQDLQERDIDQWNYWLDPPQERLDWLREGFENDEFNFFFNNKTLVAMYRLMNMDLKYWGPQEEKAFYIHSLVVHPNLKGHHIGHQILLEIKKLATSNEIDLLRLDCDSTNQRLCRYYEDYGFKKVRQKQMPNSLNNLYELQLK; from the coding sequence ATGTCCATGAAGCACCTACTTAAAGACCTTACTTATCGCAAGGCAAAACCAAATGACCTTAACCTAGCTCTGGAACTTCTTAAAATAACAGCTCAAGATTTACAGGAACGAGATATCGACCAGTGGAACTATTGGCTTGATCCACCTCAGGAGCGATTGGACTGGTTACGGGAAGGATTTGAAAACGATGAATTCAACTTCTTCTTTAACAATAAAACGCTGGTAGCCATGTACCGTTTGATGAACATGGATCTTAAATATTGGGGACCTCAAGAAGAAAAAGCGTTTTACATTCACTCGCTGGTGGTTCATCCTAATTTAAAGGGTCATCATATAGGCCATCAAATTTTATTGGAAATAAAGAAGCTGGCTACATCTAATGAAATCGATCTACTTCGGTTGGATTGTGATAGTACCAACCAGCGATTGTGCAGGTATTATGAAGATTACGGGTTCAAAAAGGTAAGACAGAAACAAATGCCTAACTCACTGAACAATCTTTATGAATTACAATTGAAGTAA
- a CDS encoding DEAD/DEAH box helicase → MTFKELGLDESILKALQDQGYENPTPIQAQSIPILLKGKDLLGVAQTGTGKTAAFSIPILQQLLEGEGPRKKRKVRTLVVTPTRELAIQIDENFTAYAKYTNIKNTVIYGGVKQTKQVYALHQGVDVLVATPGRLLDLISQKYISLADIEYFVLDEADQMLDMGFIHDIKKLLKLLPKQRQSLFFSATMPKAIVELSRQILGDFERVTIEPEKTTAEKVEQVIYHVNKKNKTNLLVHLLQTDMNDSTLVFSRTKHGANKIVKDLEKAGIKSAAIHGNKSQVARQRALGDFKDGKLQALVATDIAARGIDIDELSYVINYDLPNVSESYVHRIGRTGRAGASGMAASFCMLEERPFLKDIEKLIQTKIPVIEDHPFEFKMEDAAEPSLKKQGGNRGRGSNRNSRPSGGKPKNSGNRNKSRDRSRSSNS, encoded by the coding sequence ATGACATTTAAAGAATTGGGGCTCGACGAGTCCATCCTGAAAGCTTTACAGGACCAAGGATATGAGAATCCAACACCTATTCAAGCACAATCCATTCCCATCTTATTAAAAGGCAAGGACCTATTGGGCGTTGCACAGACCGGTACCGGTAAGACTGCCGCTTTTTCCATCCCAATACTCCAGCAGCTGTTGGAAGGTGAAGGACCTAGAAAGAAACGTAAGGTCAGAACGTTGGTGGTTACACCTACCAGAGAGCTAGCGATCCAGATCGATGAGAATTTTACCGCTTACGCGAAATATACTAACATTAAGAATACCGTTATTTACGGCGGTGTCAAACAAACCAAACAAGTCTATGCACTACACCAAGGCGTAGATGTACTAGTCGCGACGCCAGGAAGATTATTGGATCTTATAAGCCAGAAATATATTTCGCTAGCAGATATTGAATATTTCGTGCTTGATGAAGCTGACCAGATGCTGGACATGGGCTTTATCCACGACATCAAGAAACTACTCAAATTACTTCCTAAGCAAAGACAGTCATTATTCTTTAGTGCAACAATGCCTAAAGCGATTGTTGAACTATCCAGACAGATTTTAGGAGATTTTGAGCGAGTAACCATCGAGCCAGAAAAAACTACCGCAGAGAAAGTGGAGCAGGTTATCTATCACGTCAATAAGAAGAATAAAACCAATTTATTGGTGCACCTTCTTCAAACTGATATGAATGACTCGACCTTAGTTTTCTCAAGAACAAAACATGGAGCCAATAAGATCGTAAAAGACCTTGAAAAAGCGGGAATCAAAAGTGCCGCTATTCATGGAAACAAATCCCAAGTCGCGCGTCAACGTGCTTTAGGTGATTTTAAAGACGGTAAATTACAAGCGCTAGTCGCCACAGATATTGCAGCTCGCGGTATCGATATTGATGAACTTTCTTATGTCATCAATTACGATCTTCCCAACGTTTCAGAATCATATGTACACCGTATAGGCCGTACAGGTAGAGCTGGTGCGAGCGGTATGGCAGCAAGTTTTTGCATGTTGGAAGAGCGTCCATTTTTAAAGGACATTGAGAAACTGATCCAGACTAAAATCCCTGTGATAGAAGATCATCCATTTGAGTTTAAAATGGAAGATGCTGCAGAGCCTAGCTTGAAAAAACAAGGCGGAAATAGAGGTCGCGGCAGTAACCGCAACTCTAGACCATCCGGTGGTAAACCTAAAAATTCAGGTAACCGTAACAAGAGTAGAGACCGCAGTCGCAGTTCCAACTCTTAA